The Kaistia defluvii genome segment CTCTACGTCCACACGCTGGAGGGGGACGCGAAATGAGCCTGGCTCCATCGCTGCCCGGGGCGCGGCCAAGGCGCCCCAACTGGAAGTGGATCTCGATCGCGATCGCCTCGATCGGCGTCGCCGTCCTGGTCGGCGCCAATGTGCATCTCGTCTATGTCGCGCTGCGCTCGCAGCCGGACTGCGTTCCGCATGCACGCGATGCGTCCGATCCCGGTGACGGCTTCCGTGCCGCCAAGTCGGCGTGCTGAGGCAGGAGACAATCATGGCCACGTCCACAAACGCATCCCCCGCCATCGAGCCGCCGCTGGTGCCGTCGCGCCGGCGCGATCTGGCGCCCAGCGCCGCGCTGGGCTGGCTCGCGGCCGGCTGGCGCGACCTGCTCGTCCGTCCGGCGACCAGCCTCGTCTACGGCCTCGCCGTCTTCGCGATCTCGGGCGTCGTGATCTGGAGCCTGTTTGCCCTCGGCCTTGATTACATCCTGTTTCCGGCGCTCGCCGGCTTCATGGTGGTCGGGCCGTTCGTCGCCATCGGTCTCTATGCCAAGAGCCGCGACATCGCAAAGCGCCGGCCGGTTTCCCTGGCGCGCATGATCCTGGTCAAGTCGGAATCCGGCGCCCAGGTCTGGTTCACGGGCGCCATCCTCTCCCTGCTCATGCTGGTCTGGATGCGCGCCGCGGTGCTCATCTATGCGCTGTTCTTCGGCCTGCGGCCTTTCCCGGGGCTCGAAAATGTCGCGACCATGCTGTTCACCACGCCGGTCGGTCTTGCGATGCTGCTGGTTGGAACGGTCGTCGGCGCGCTGTTCGCCGCGTTCTCCTTCGCCATCAGCACCTTCGCGATCCCGATGCTGCTCGACGAGAAGACCGATGCGTTCACGGCCATGGGCACCAGCATCTCGCTGGTCTGGAACAACCTGCCGGTGATGCTGGCCTGGGGCGCGATCGTGCTCGTCCTCTTCGCGCTCTGCGTGGCAACCGGCCTGCTCGGGCTGATCGTCGTGTTTCCGCTGCTCGGCCACGCGACCTGGCATAGCTACGAGGCGATGAAATGAGCTGCTGCGCTGGCGGGGCCGCCGACCTGGCTCGGACGGTCCATGCCTGCGCTTCCGACGAGGAACTGCGGCTCGCCAGCCGCGATCTCGGCGACGGGCTGCGCCAGGTCGATCTCGCCGTGCCGGACATGCATTGCGCCGATTGCATCCGCAAGGTCGAGCGCGGGCTCGCCGCGCTTCCAGGCGTCACCCAGGCCCGCGTCAATTTCTCGACGCGCCGCGCCAGCGTGAAGTGGCGCGGCGAGGTGCCGCCTCTGATCGAGACGCTGGCGGGGCTCGGCTATCCCTCGCATCTCTACGACGCGGCCGAGGCGGCGAGCGATCCCCAGCTCAACCAGCTGATCCGCGCGCTGGCCGTGGCCGGCTTTTCCTCGATGAACATCATGCTGCTGTCGGTGTCGGTCTGGTCGGGCGCCGAGCCGGAGACCCGGCAGGCGTTCCACTGGATTTCGGCCCTGCTTGCCCTGCCGGCGCTGTTCTATTCCGGGCTGGTCTTCTTCCGCTCTGCCTGGAGCGCGCTCCAGCACGGGCGCACCAACATGGACGTGCCGATCTCGATCGGCATCAGCCTCGCCTTCGGCATCAGCGTCTACGAGACGTTCCAGAACGGCGCGCA includes the following:
- a CDS encoding DUF2189 domain-containing protein; the protein is MATSTNASPAIEPPLVPSRRRDLAPSAALGWLAAGWRDLLVRPATSLVYGLAVFAISGVVIWSLFALGLDYILFPALAGFMVVGPFVAIGLYAKSRDIAKRRPVSLARMILVKSESGAQVWFTGAILSLLMLVWMRAAVLIYALFFGLRPFPGLENVATMLFTTPVGLAMLLVGTVVGALFAAFSFAISTFAIPMLLDEKTDAFTAMGTSISLVWNNLPVMLAWGAIVLVLFALCVATGLLGLIVVFPLLGHATWHSYEAMK